Genomic window (Leptolyngbya sp. 'hensonii'):
ATCGAAAGCTCCACTCGATATTCCTGTCAATATTTATCGTCCCAATAATCCCTTTGTGGGTCGCTGCGTCTCGAACGAAGAACTGGTTCGGGAAGGGGGTATCGGAACCTGTCGTCATCTTGTATTCGACATCTCTGGCGGCGATTTGCGCTATTTGGAAGGTCAAAGTATTGGGATTATCCCTCCCGGCTTAGATAAAAATGGCAAGCCTGAGAAACTGCGTCTCTACTCGATCGCCTCAACCCGTCATGGCGACAATGTAGACGATAAAACCGTCTCTCTCTGTGTTCGTCGTCTGGAGTACAAGCATCCTGAAACGGGTGAGATGGTTTTTGGGGTTTGCTCGACCTACCTGTGTGGTCTGGAACCCGGTGCCGAAGTGAAGATTACTGGTCCCACCGGCAAAGAAATGCTGTTGCCTGAGGATACCGATACCAAAGTGATCATGCTGGCTACTGGAACTGGGATTGCTCCCTTCCGGGCCTATCTGTGGCGCATGTTTAAGGATAAAGAGCGGGCTGCCAACCCCGATTACCAGTTTAAGGGGCTGGCCTGGCTGATTTTCGGGGTCACGACTACCCCCAACATCCTCTATAAGGAGGAGTTGGAAGAAATTCAGCAAAAGTATCCCGATAATTTCCGTCTCACCTGCGCGATTAGCCGAGAACAGAAGAATGCTGAAGGGGGTCGGATGTATATTCAGCACCGTGTGGCTGAACATGCGGCTGAATTGTGGCAACTGATGCAAGAAGAGAAAACCCACACCTACATTTGCGGCCTGAAAGGCATGGAGGATGGGATTGACGAAGCCCTCTCCGCTGAAGCTGCCAAGTATGGGGTGGAATGGAAAGACTTCCAGCGCCAGATGAAGAAGGCTGGCCGCTGGCACGTTGAGACTTACTAAAGACCGAACATTCAATCACAGTCTTGATTTCATCTGTAGGGGCGCGATCATCGTGCCCCTACATGTTTTTTCGATCGAATCAGAAGACTCGGTATAAGCCCTAAAATGGGGGAGGTGATTATTCTGCGGGTCAAAACTGTGACGTTTAAGCTTGGTTTACTGGGTCTGGGAACCGTTGGTACAGGGACAGCTCAAATCCTGCTCGATCCGGCACAGCGGCATCCATTGCTGCAAGAACTGGAAATTCATCGGGTTGGTGTGAGATCCCTCGATCGTCCCCGTGCCCTGGAACTCTCCCCCTCTCTTCTGACTACAGACCTGGAGGCAATCGTCACCGATCCCGCTGTCGAGATTGTCGTCGAAGTCATGGGTGGTCTGGAGCCTGCTCGCTCCCTAATTTTGCAGGCGATCGCCCATGGTAAGCATGTGGTCACAGCCAATAAGGCTGTCATTGCTCGCTTTGGGGATGAGATTTTTACAGCAGCGAATCAGGCCGGAGTCTATGTTTTGCTGGAAGCTGCGGTCGGGGGTGGCATTCCTATCATCCAACCCCTGAAACAGTCCTTGGGGGTCAACCGAATTCAGGCTGTCACTGGGATTGTCAATGGCACTACCAATTACATCCTGAC
Coding sequences:
- the petH gene encoding ferredoxin--NADP reductase; translated protein: MYSSSAAGAANTVSGSRLFRYEVVGLRQSLATDNTAHPIRRSGSVFITVPYDRMNGVMRRITRMGGRIINIQPLDGDLAASSSTILANAQAVSQPAQASKPMTQSKAPLDIPVNIYRPNNPFVGRCVSNEELVREGGIGTCRHLVFDISGGDLRYLEGQSIGIIPPGLDKNGKPEKLRLYSIASTRHGDNVDDKTVSLCVRRLEYKHPETGEMVFGVCSTYLCGLEPGAEVKITGPTGKEMLLPEDTDTKVIMLATGTGIAPFRAYLWRMFKDKERAANPDYQFKGLAWLIFGVTTTPNILYKEELEEIQQKYPDNFRLTCAISREQKNAEGGRMYIQHRVAEHAAELWQLMQEEKTHTYICGLKGMEDGIDEALSAEAAKYGVEWKDFQRQMKKAGRWHVETY